The following coding sequences are from one Paenibacillus sp. JDR-2 window:
- a CDS encoding SRPBCC family protein, giving the protein MPVIVQTLFIHAPVEVCFDLSRSIEIHMESTSQTKERAVKGRTSGLIERGETVTWEATHFGVRQQLTAVISEFERPHRFVDEMVSGAFKRFKHEHRFEARDGGTLMTDIFDYTSPLGPLGRLADVLFLRSYMERFLMQRNECIKLQAENKRPS; this is encoded by the coding sequence TTGCCTGTTATCGTACAAACTCTTTTTATCCATGCGCCAGTTGAGGTGTGCTTTGATCTTTCCCGCAGTATTGAGATTCACATGGAGTCCACTTCTCAAACCAAGGAACGAGCGGTGAAAGGCCGGACAAGCGGGTTAATCGAACGAGGGGAGACCGTTACTTGGGAAGCAACTCATTTTGGAGTTCGCCAGCAGCTTACGGCAGTTATTTCGGAATTCGAACGGCCACACCGGTTTGTGGATGAAATGGTCAGCGGCGCCTTTAAGCGGTTCAAGCATGAACATCGATTTGAAGCGCGTGATGGCGGAACGCTTATGACGGATATTTTCGACTATACCTCACCGCTTGGACCGCTTGGCAGATTAGCGGATGTTCTTTTTTTACGCTCCTATATGGAACGATTTCTTATGCAGCGGAACGAATGTATCAAGCTTCAAGCAGAAAACAAACGGCCTAGTTAA
- a CDS encoding helix-turn-helix transcriptional regulator has product MTSHDRIKIPPGFWTGLREIGFSVQDIAAKSQLTLAQIERPEGVATTQYFAIWQAYSELVGDISKAVVKLSTAYDTTQYPPSMLATYHARDYRDALKRMAKYKRLCPPESLHITEEGEECHIQLSWSDPQQSGPPMLVAITLATLLELGRRGTGQPINAKLVEFSFPFMEASALEAYFGCPVRFGADNNRLTLKRSDLDRPFLSYNEELLEILTPALERTLDERQSQFTIVQTVERIIKRDLAGSRPDMLIVARDLGMSERTLQRRLTEERTSFKKILSHVRHEMALIYLKDPALEIHEVAFLIGYEDQNSFYRAFRAWEGETPANWRVKQNGKSCSLAR; this is encoded by the coding sequence ATGACATCTCATGACCGGATTAAAATCCCGCCAGGATTCTGGACCGGGTTGCGTGAAATAGGCTTCTCCGTGCAGGATATTGCTGCTAAGTCACAGCTGACTTTAGCCCAAATCGAGAGACCGGAAGGAGTTGCGACAACGCAATATTTCGCAATATGGCAGGCGTATTCTGAGCTTGTTGGCGATATATCCAAGGCTGTTGTTAAGCTTTCAACCGCCTATGATACAACTCAATACCCGCCTTCTATGTTAGCGACGTACCATGCCCGAGACTATCGTGATGCACTAAAACGCATGGCAAAATATAAACGGCTCTGTCCGCCAGAAAGTCTTCACATCACAGAGGAAGGGGAAGAATGTCATATTCAACTAAGCTGGTCAGATCCGCAGCAATCCGGGCCTCCGATGCTTGTGGCGATTACGTTAGCGACACTTCTGGAGCTAGGCCGCAGAGGTACGGGTCAGCCTATCAACGCCAAGCTTGTTGAATTTTCTTTTCCGTTTATGGAAGCTAGTGCTCTTGAGGCTTATTTTGGCTGTCCCGTCCGATTTGGAGCCGATAATAATCGATTGACGCTGAAACGCAGTGACTTGGACCGGCCTTTTCTTTCCTATAATGAAGAATTGCTCGAGATTCTGACACCGGCACTGGAGCGTACGTTAGATGAACGGCAAAGCCAGTTCACCATCGTTCAAACCGTCGAGAGAATAATAAAACGCGACCTGGCAGGCAGTCGTCCTGATATGCTGATTGTCGCCCGGGACCTCGGCATGAGCGAACGAACGCTTCAGCGCAGGCTTACGGAAGAAAGGACAAGCTTTAAGAAAATTTTGTCGCATGTCAGACATGAAATGGCGTTGATTTACTTGAAGGACCCAGCTCTTGAGATTCATGAGGTGGCCTTTTTAATCGGATATGAAGATCAGAACTCGTTCTATCGGGCATTCCGCGCATGGGAAGGGGAGACACCAGCGAATTGGAGGGTCAAACAAAACGGTAAGTCTTGTTCTTTGGCGCGTTGA
- a CDS encoding GNAT family N-acetyltransferase, translated as MKIDFTKVHTAEQITEVARLAEQIWREHYVSMITIEQIDYMIEKFQSVSAVTDQIQNQRYEYYLLQQQDGSAAGYISIRVDNGKLFLSKFYVSKESRGHGFASQAMQFIEQLCKERGLSHIWLTVNRDNASSIAVYEKKGFVNVREQVADIGNGYVMDDFIMEKEIAFV; from the coding sequence ATGAAGATAGATTTTACGAAGGTCCATACAGCAGAACAGATTACGGAGGTTGCTCGCTTGGCGGAGCAAATCTGGCGAGAGCATTACGTATCCATGATTACTATCGAGCAGATTGACTATATGATTGAGAAGTTTCAATCCGTATCCGCGGTAACCGATCAGATTCAAAATCAAAGATATGAATATTACTTGCTGCAGCAACAAGACGGCTCCGCAGCCGGCTATATATCCATTCGAGTAGATAACGGGAAGCTGTTCTTAAGCAAGTTTTACGTATCAAAGGAATCTCGCGGTCATGGCTTTGCCAGTCAAGCCATGCAGTTTATTGAGCAGCTGTGCAAAGAGCGCGGATTAAGCCATATTTGGCTGACGGTTAACCGGGATAACGCATCCAGTATCGCGGTTTATGAGAAAAAAGGCTTTGTTAACGTGCGTGAGCAAGTAGCGGACATTGGCAATGGCTACGTTATGGATGATTTTATTATGGAAAAGGAAATTGCATTCGTGTAA